Proteins encoded within one genomic window of Lysinibacillus louembei:
- a CDS encoding bifunctional homocysteine S-methyltransferase/methylenetetrahydrofolate reductase — MGLREALQARVLTADGAIGTLLYSYGLDYCHEEMNVTKPEIVEKIHGEYIAAGADVIQTNTYGANAIKLARYGYENRVQEFNAAAVRLAKAAVGKGEQFVLGTIGGVRGIRKSDATLEEILLAIREQAESLLAGGVDGLLLETYYDFEELSATVQMLRPLTDKVIVAQVSMHEPGILQNGMSLNDALTELDALGADVVGMNCRLGPYHSIQAMETVELPKHAFLSAYPNASLLDVEDGRVVYESEADYFARAAVELVGQGVRLIGGCCGTTPKHIEAVKKRLAGVKPLTEKEIKPRSAEFVRVPEPPVEEPLHIKAKRGRSVIVELDTPRHLEIDGFVKGAKELYEAGADVIMMADNSLASPRISNIAMASILKLQHGVRALPHLTCRDRNLIGLQSHLMGLDALDLNDILVVTGDPTKVGDFPGATSVYDVSSMELITLIKKLNEGISFSGKSLRKQANFSVAAAFNPNVRVLDRAVSRLEKKIEHGADYFITQPVYTKEKIVEIYEATKHLDTPIYIGIMPLTSFRSAEFLHHEVPGIKLSDDALARMEACGDDKEKATAEGIAIAQELLDTACEYFNGIYLITPFLRYDMTRQLMDYVKQFDAQKGVKANV, encoded by the coding sequence ATGGGACTACGTGAAGCATTACAGGCAAGAGTATTAACAGCAGATGGGGCGATTGGAACACTGCTTTATTCATATGGATTGGATTATTGCCATGAAGAAATGAATGTTACAAAACCTGAGATTGTAGAGAAGATTCATGGTGAATATATTGCGGCAGGAGCTGATGTCATTCAAACGAATACATATGGGGCAAATGCTATTAAATTAGCACGCTATGGCTATGAGAATCGCGTGCAGGAATTTAATGCGGCTGCAGTTAGGCTAGCAAAGGCAGCAGTTGGTAAAGGTGAGCAATTTGTGCTTGGGACAATTGGTGGTGTGCGTGGAATCCGTAAAAGTGATGCGACATTAGAGGAAATTTTATTAGCGATTCGTGAGCAGGCAGAGAGCTTATTAGCAGGTGGCGTAGATGGGCTATTGCTTGAAACATATTATGATTTCGAAGAGCTATCTGCAACGGTTCAAATGCTGCGGCCATTAACAGATAAAGTCATTGTGGCACAAGTGTCGATGCATGAGCCAGGCATTTTACAAAATGGCATGAGCTTAAATGATGCATTAACGGAGCTAGATGCACTCGGTGCAGATGTTGTTGGCATGAACTGTCGCTTAGGTCCGTATCATTCGATTCAAGCAATGGAAACGGTGGAGCTACCGAAGCATGCCTTTCTTTCAGCATATCCGAACGCTTCTTTATTAGATGTAGAAGATGGTCGTGTTGTCTATGAATCAGAGGCTGATTACTTTGCACGTGCAGCGGTGGAGCTAGTTGGGCAAGGAGTGCGTTTGATTGGTGGTTGCTGCGGTACAACACCAAAGCATATTGAAGCAGTGAAAAAACGTCTAGCAGGTGTTAAGCCACTGACTGAAAAGGAAATTAAGCCTAGAAGTGCAGAGTTTGTACGTGTGCCAGAGCCACCAGTTGAAGAGCCGTTACATATCAAGGCGAAGCGAGGCCGTTCTGTTATTGTTGAGTTAGACACACCACGTCATTTAGAAATCGATGGCTTTGTGAAGGGGGCGAAGGAGCTGTATGAAGCAGGGGCTGATGTCATTATGATGGCAGATAATTCACTTGCCTCCCCACGTATTAGCAATATTGCGATGGCTTCGATTTTAAAATTGCAGCATGGTGTTCGTGCATTGCCTCATTTAACATGCCGTGATCGTAATTTAATTGGCTTACAGTCGCATTTAATGGGCTTAGATGCCTTGGATTTAAATGATATTTTAGTTGTGACAGGTGACCCGACAAAGGTAGGAGATTTCCCAGGAGCAACAAGCGTTTATGATGTATCCTCAATGGAGCTAATTACTTTAATTAAAAAATTAAACGAAGGCATTTCCTTCTCAGGGAAATCATTGCGCAAGCAGGCGAACTTCTCTGTTGCTGCGGCATTTAACCCAAATGTGCGTGTATTAGATCGTGCGGTAAGCCGTTTAGAGAAAAAAATTGAGCATGGTGCAGATTATTTTATTACACAGCCTGTTTATACGAAAGAAAAAATCGTTGAAATATATGAGGCAACAAAGCATTTAGACACACCAATTTATATCGGTATCATGCCATTAACAAGCTTTAGAAGCGCAGAGTTTTTACATCATGAGGTGCCAGGTATTAAATTATCTGATGATGCATTAGCACGTATGGAAGCTTGCGGGGATGATAAGGAAAAAGCAACGGCTGAGGGTATTGCTATTGCACAGGAATTACTCGATACAGCATGCGAATATTTCAATGGTATTTATTTAATTACACCATTTTTACGCTACGATATGACACGACAATTAATGGACTATGTGAAGCAATTTGATGCACAAAAAGGAGTCAAAGCAAATGTTTAA
- the metH gene encoding methionine synthase — protein MFNHPIEEQLAKRILIIDGAMGTMLQNENLTYDDFGGEELDGCNENLVLTRPDVLHKIHRAYLEAGADIICTNTFGGTPLVLNEYDLGHKAIEINKRAVEIAKEEAAKISTPEWPRFVAGAIGPTTKTLSVTGGITFDELEENFYVQAHALVEAGADLILLETSQDMLNVKAATIGIKRAFTDLGKELPIMISGTIEPMGTTLAGQSIEAFYISIEHVQPLSIGLNCATGPEFMTDHIRSLSELSTSYVSCYPNAGLPDENGCYHETPESLSKKLQGFAEKGWLNIVGGCCGTTPAHIAAIREAVDGHTPRQPQQASGEHMVSGIEPLQYDESMRPLFIGERTNVIGSRKFKNLIIDGKFEEAAEIARAQVKSGAHVIDICLANPDRDEVADMQNFMQEVVKKVKVPLVIDSTDEKVMEEALKFSQGKAIINSINLEDGEERFDAVMPLVKKYGASIVVGTIDEQGMAVTRERKLEVAERSYKLLTEKWGISPEDIIFDPLMFPVGTGDEQYIGAAEETIEGIRLIKTKLPGVLTVLGVSNVSFGLPPVGREVLNAVYLYHCTQAGLDYAIVNTEKLERYASIPEDEIKLANDLIFKTNDETLAVFTDFYRDKKKEKTEADIPKTVEGRLAYYILEGTKEGLVEDLNAAMEMFDTPLDIINGPLMAGMAEVGRLFNDNQLIVAEVLQSAGVMKAAVAHLEQFMEKNDDSANKGKLVLATVKGDVHDIGKNLVDIILSNNGYKVVDLGIKVTPTELIEAIRKEQPDFVGLSGLLVKSAQQMVLTAQDFKEAGIDIPILVGGAALSRRFTETKIAAEYDGPVIYSKDAMQGLDFANRLMNKAEREGLLEELRDAREKRLEADEKRAAKPKAEPLVKPARTVEDASVFVPKDLTRRIKRNYAVSHLQPYVNLRTLIGHHLGLKGNVDKFLEEGDSRAIELHELVTGYLQSDTFQPSGMYQFFPAQADGDDVIVYSPDDAKTEIERFTFPRQQVEPYLCLADFLKTVDSGEMDYIALMVVTAGHGVSDKARELKEQGRFLESHALQATALELAEGFAERIHQEIRDQWGFPDATDFTMRDRFAAKYQGQRFSFGYPACPNLEDQEKLFGLLKPEEIGVQLTDGFMMEPEASVSAIVFAHPNARYFNV, from the coding sequence ATGTTTAATCACCCAATTGAAGAACAGTTAGCAAAGCGCATTTTAATCATTGATGGCGCAATGGGAACGATGCTACAAAATGAAAATTTAACATATGACGATTTTGGTGGTGAGGAGCTGGATGGCTGTAACGAGAACCTTGTACTGACACGTCCAGACGTTTTGCACAAAATACATCGTGCCTATTTAGAAGCGGGCGCAGATATTATTTGTACAAATACATTCGGTGGGACACCGCTCGTATTGAATGAATACGATTTAGGGCATAAGGCAATTGAAATTAATAAGCGTGCTGTAGAAATAGCCAAGGAAGAGGCTGCAAAAATTTCAACACCAGAATGGCCACGCTTCGTAGCAGGTGCTATTGGACCAACGACGAAAACGTTGTCGGTAACGGGTGGTATTACCTTTGATGAATTAGAGGAAAACTTCTATGTACAAGCACATGCACTTGTAGAAGCGGGCGCAGACTTAATTTTGCTTGAAACGAGCCAGGATATGCTGAACGTCAAAGCAGCGACAATTGGTATTAAACGTGCTTTTACTGATTTGGGGAAAGAGCTACCAATTATGATTTCAGGTACGATTGAACCGATGGGTACAACGCTAGCAGGACAGTCGATTGAAGCCTTTTATATTTCAATTGAGCATGTCCAGCCATTATCAATCGGCTTAAACTGTGCAACAGGCCCAGAGTTTATGACAGACCACATTCGTTCATTATCTGAACTAAGCACAAGCTATGTAAGCTGTTATCCAAATGCAGGGCTACCTGATGAAAATGGCTGTTACCATGAAACACCAGAATCTTTATCGAAAAAGCTACAAGGCTTTGCAGAAAAAGGCTGGTTAAATATTGTTGGCGGCTGCTGTGGAACAACACCTGCGCATATTGCGGCAATTCGAGAAGCGGTAGACGGACATACACCACGTCAGCCACAGCAAGCAAGTGGAGAGCATATGGTATCTGGCATTGAGCCATTGCAATATGATGAGTCAATGCGCCCATTATTTATTGGTGAGCGTACAAATGTTATCGGCTCACGTAAATTCAAAAACTTAATTATTGATGGCAAATTTGAAGAAGCAGCGGAAATCGCACGTGCACAGGTGAAAAGCGGTGCACATGTTATCGATATTTGCTTAGCGAACCCTGACCGTGATGAAGTAGCCGATATGCAGAACTTTATGCAGGAGGTTGTGAAAAAAGTAAAGGTTCCGCTTGTAATTGACTCGACAGATGAAAAAGTAATGGAAGAGGCGCTGAAATTTTCGCAAGGAAAGGCCATCATTAACTCGATTAACTTAGAGGATGGCGAGGAACGCTTTGATGCGGTAATGCCACTTGTTAAAAAATACGGAGCTTCCATTGTTGTTGGAACAATTGATGAACAAGGGATGGCAGTTACACGCGAACGTAAATTAGAAGTAGCAGAGCGCTCTTATAAGCTGTTAACAGAAAAATGGGGCATTTCGCCAGAGGATATTATTTTTGACCCACTAATGTTCCCAGTTGGCACAGGGGACGAGCAGTATATTGGTGCAGCAGAGGAAACAATTGAGGGGATTCGCCTTATTAAAACGAAATTGCCAGGTGTTTTAACGGTGCTTGGTGTAAGTAACGTCTCGTTTGGCTTGCCACCAGTTGGTCGTGAAGTATTAAATGCAGTGTATTTATATCACTGTACACAGGCAGGTCTTGACTATGCAATTGTCAATACTGAAAAGCTAGAGCGCTATGCATCCATTCCAGAAGATGAAATTAAGCTTGCCAATGATTTAATTTTTAAGACAAACGATGAAACGCTAGCAGTCTTTACCGATTTTTATCGCGATAAGAAAAAGGAAAAAACAGAGGCGGACATCCCAAAAACAGTAGAAGGTCGATTAGCGTACTACATTTTAGAAGGTACGAAGGAAGGCTTAGTAGAGGATTTAAATGCGGCGATGGAAATGTTCGATACCCCTCTTGATATTATTAATGGACCATTAATGGCAGGGATGGCGGAAGTAGGTCGTCTATTTAATGATAACCAGTTAATTGTAGCAGAAGTGTTGCAATCAGCAGGTGTTATGAAGGCTGCTGTTGCTCATTTAGAGCAATTTATGGAGAAAAATGATGACTCCGCAAACAAAGGGAAATTAGTGTTAGCGACAGTAAAAGGTGATGTGCATGATATCGGGAAAAACCTCGTAGACATTATTTTAAGTAATAACGGCTATAAAGTAGTGGATCTGGGTATTAAAGTAACACCAACTGAGTTAATTGAAGCGATTCGCAAGGAGCAACCTGATTTCGTTGGTTTATCAGGCTTGCTTGTAAAATCAGCACAGCAAATGGTATTAACAGCGCAAGATTTTAAGGAGGCAGGTATTGATATCCCGATTTTAGTAGGCGGTGCGGCATTATCGCGTCGCTTTACAGAAACGAAAATTGCTGCGGAATATGATGGTCCTGTTATTTATTCAAAGGACGCAATGCAAGGCTTAGATTTTGCCAATCGTTTAATGAATAAGGCAGAACGGGAAGGGCTGTTAGAAGAACTTCGCGATGCGCGTGAAAAGCGTTTAGAGGCGGATGAAAAACGTGCAGCTAAACCGAAGGCAGAGCCACTAGTAAAGCCTGCTCGCACAGTGGAGGATGCATCTGTATTTGTACCAAAAGATTTAACACGTCGCATTAAGCGTAATTATGCTGTGTCACATTTACAGCCATATGTAAATTTACGTACATTAATCGGGCACCACCTTGGCTTAAAGGGCAATGTTGATAAGTTTTTAGAGGAAGGTGATAGCCGTGCGATTGAGCTACATGAGCTTGTAACAGGCTATTTACAGAGCGACACATTCCAGCCATCAGGCATGTATCAATTTTTCCCAGCACAAGCGGATGGTGATGATGTCATCGTGTACAGTCCAGATGATGCAAAAACAGAAATTGAACGCTTCACATTCCCGCGTCAGCAAGTAGAGCCATATTTATGCTTAGCAGACTTCTTGAAAACAGTAGATAGCGGTGAAATGGATTATATTGCATTAATGGTTGTCACGGCCGGTCATGGTGTTAGTGATAAAGCCCGTGAATTGAAGGAGCAAGGTCGCTTCTTAGAAAGTCATGCACTACAAGCGACAGCGCTAGAATTGGCGGAAGGCTTTGCGGAGCGTATTCACCAAGAAATTCGCGACCAATGGGGCTTCCCAGATGCAACAGATTTCACGATGCGTGACCGCTTTGCAGCAAAATACCAAGGACAACGCTTCAGCTTTGGCTACCCAGCTTGTCCGAATTTAGAGGATCAAGAAAAACTATTCGGCTTATTGAAGCCAGAGGAAATTGGCGTACAGCTAACGGATGGCTTTATGATGGAGCCTGAGGCGAGCGTATCCGCAATTGTCTTTGCACATCCAAATGCGAGATATTTTAATGTATAA
- a CDS encoding GNAT family N-acetyltransferase, giving the protein MIRRAVKEDVAGMLEIFNDAILTTTAVYLYEPQTLEQRLAWFKAKQAANEPIFIYEENERVAGYATYGPYRAYPGYAYTVEHSVYVHKKHHRKGIATKLMHALIAEAKTQKLKTMIAVIDAENEASILSHEKLGFTYSGTIRNAGYKFERWLDVSFYQLDL; this is encoded by the coding sequence ATGATTCGCAGAGCGGTAAAAGAAGATGTTGCAGGGATGCTTGAAATTTTTAATGATGCGATTTTAACGACTACAGCAGTTTATTTATATGAGCCACAAACGTTGGAGCAAAGATTAGCTTGGTTTAAGGCGAAGCAAGCGGCAAACGAGCCGATTTTTATTTATGAGGAGAATGAACGAGTAGCAGGCTATGCCACATATGGACCATATCGTGCCTATCCGGGCTATGCGTATACGGTTGAGCATTCTGTTTATGTACATAAGAAGCATCATCGCAAAGGAATTGCGACGAAGCTAATGCATGCATTAATTGCAGAAGCAAAGACACAAAAATTAAAAACGATGATTGCTGTCATTGATGCTGAAAATGAGGCGAGTATACTTTCGCATGAAAAGCTAGGCTTCACTTATAGCGGGACAATTCGCAATGCAGGCTATAAATTTGAGCGCTGGTTGGATGTGTCATTTTATCAGTTAGATTTATAA
- the desA gene encoding Delta(5) desaturase DesA, whose protein sequence is MAHIDAEKTKQLRKDVAPFAKSEMRKSIQQLINTLLPMIALWALAFYVMQYSPWLSVACSVFAAGFLVRTFIIFHDCTHGSFFKNKTANNIVGFITGTLTSFPYEKWKREHTIHHATSSNLDKRGIGDIDMLTVEEYVEKSKLGRIGYRLYRNPIVMFGLGPLYMVLVLNRFNRSDAKKKERINTHLTTLVLIAICAILIYAFGWQAFLLVYGVTLFIAGSLGIWLFYIQHTYEDSYFEYEEDWDYVKAAVEGSSYYKLPKVLQWITGNIGFHHVHHLSPRIPNYHLEAAHENVKPLQHATTITLKTSLESIRFKLYDSDSKKFVTFKEANALIALRNKKPIQA, encoded by the coding sequence ATGGCACATATCGATGCTGAAAAAACAAAGCAGCTCCGAAAAGATGTTGCTCCATTTGCAAAGTCTGAAATGAGAAAAAGTATTCAACAGCTTATTAATACGCTTTTGCCAATGATTGCATTGTGGGCACTCGCATTTTATGTGATGCAATATTCACCTTGGCTAAGCGTTGCATGTAGCGTTTTTGCGGCAGGCTTTTTAGTACGCACGTTTATTATTTTCCATGATTGCACGCACGGCTCATTTTTCAAAAATAAAACAGCGAACAATATTGTTGGCTTTATTACGGGCACATTAACATCTTTCCCATATGAAAAATGGAAACGTGAGCATACAATCCATCATGCGACAAGCTCGAACTTAGATAAGCGTGGTATCGGTGATATCGATATGTTAACAGTAGAGGAATATGTAGAGAAGTCAAAGCTAGGTCGTATCGGTTACCGCTTATACCGCAATCCGATTGTCATGTTCGGTTTAGGACCACTTTACATGGTGTTAGTGTTAAATCGTTTTAATCGCAGTGATGCAAAAAAGAAAGAGCGTATCAATACACATTTAACGACACTTGTATTAATTGCAATTTGTGCAATTTTAATTTATGCTTTCGGCTGGCAAGCGTTTTTACTTGTTTATGGTGTAACATTATTTATCGCTGGCTCTCTAGGGATTTGGTTATTTTATATTCAGCATACGTACGAAGATTCGTATTTTGAATATGAAGAGGATTGGGATTATGTAAAAGCAGCAGTAGAAGGAAGCTCATATTATAAGCTACCAAAAGTGCTACAATGGATTACAGGAAATATTGGCTTCCACCATGTGCATCATTTATCACCGCGTATCCCGAACTATCATTTAGAAGCAGCGCATGAAAATGTAAAGCCATTGCAGCATGCAACGACGATTACATTAAAAACGAGCTTAGAGTCAATTCGCTTTAAGCTATATGATTCAGATAGCAAAAAGTTTGTAACATTTAAAGAAGCAAATGCATTGATTGCCTTGCGCAATAAAAAACCTATACAAGCATAA
- a CDS encoding sensor histidine kinase, translating into MQSWYSIIPKSPWLSIYIWIIFCIMPFFFIVRSLSIWHILLGTCLILLYFVFHRFSFKSRNGLVYMWLSFQMVLNVVMTLLFGYVYLSLFTAFFIGNIRRPVGFYIMYGLHIGFTVLSIVAGYFIYLEMFLAQTPFIILAVIGVVLLPFTLYTRNKQENLEGELETARERISELIIHEERQRIARDLHDTLGQKLSMIGLKSDLAMRLVEKNPEQAKVEIKDIRHTASIALKEVRELVADMRAVRIEEELYRIEQILKAAEIELVLHNEGHDLNMPVLSENVVSMAMKEAVTNVVKHSKASRCDITIAQTDNEVIITIQDNGIGLSKRVINSGSGLKGMQERLEFINGTVELMDDNGTLLIIRVPLTITHQKGSESK; encoded by the coding sequence ATGCAAAGCTGGTATAGCATTATCCCGAAAAGCCCGTGGTTAAGTATTTACATATGGATTATTTTTTGTATTATGCCATTTTTCTTTATCGTTCGTTCGCTTTCCATTTGGCATATATTATTGGGCACTTGCTTAATATTACTTTACTTCGTTTTCCACCGCTTTTCATTTAAATCTAGAAATGGGCTCGTCTACATGTGGCTGAGCTTTCAAATGGTACTGAATGTTGTAATGACATTGCTGTTTGGCTACGTCTACTTGTCGCTATTTACTGCATTTTTTATCGGTAATATAAGACGACCTGTAGGGTTTTATATTATGTATGGTCTACATATCGGTTTCACAGTGCTATCAATCGTAGCAGGCTATTTTATTTATTTAGAAATGTTTTTAGCGCAGACGCCGTTTATTATTTTGGCGGTGATTGGGGTTGTCTTATTACCATTTACGCTCTATACGCGCAATAAGCAGGAAAATTTAGAGGGTGAGCTTGAAACAGCTCGCGAGCGTATTTCGGAGCTCATTATTCATGAGGAACGTCAGCGCATTGCACGTGATTTGCATGATACACTTGGGCAAAAGCTATCAATGATTGGTTTGAAAAGTGATTTAGCAATGCGTCTCGTAGAGAAAAACCCAGAGCAGGCAAAGGTTGAAATTAAAGATATTCGTCATACCGCATCAATTGCTTTAAAAGAAGTGCGAGAGCTTGTTGCAGATATGCGAGCTGTTCGTATTGAGGAGGAACTGTATCGCATTGAGCAAATTTTAAAGGCGGCAGAAATCGAGCTTGTTCTCCATAATGAAGGGCATGATTTGAACATGCCTGTACTATCCGAAAATGTTGTTAGCATGGCGATGAAAGAAGCTGTCACAAATGTAGTAAAGCATAGCAAAGCATCTCGCTGCGATATTACAATTGCCCAAACAGATAACGAAGTGATTATTACAATACAGGATAACGGTATCGGTTTATCGAAGCGCGTTATTAATAGTGGTAGCGGTTTGAAAGGGATGCAGGAGCGATTGGAGTTTATTAATGGCACAGTGGAGTTAATGGATGACAATGGTACGCTATTAATCATTCGTGTACCACTTACGATAACGCATCAGAAGGGGAGTGAGTCGAAATGA
- a CDS encoding response regulator transcription factor: MIRIVIAEDQGMLLGAMKSLLSLEEDMEVVGLAKNGEEAIELVTELQPDICIMDIEMPVKTGLDAAELLREHECKIIILTTFARPGYFERARKAGVRGYLLKDSPIEELVHAIRTIMDGRKIYAPELVDFVYEDDSENPLTERESQVLELVAEGKTTKEIAAELYLSAGTVRNYISTILDKLGVSNRIEAIARFKEKGWNK; this comes from the coding sequence ATGATACGAATTGTCATTGCCGAAGATCAAGGAATGCTACTAGGAGCGATGAAATCCTTACTTAGCTTAGAAGAAGATATGGAAGTAGTAGGTCTGGCGAAAAATGGTGAAGAAGCAATTGAGCTTGTGACGGAATTGCAGCCTGATATTTGTATTATGGATATTGAAATGCCCGTGAAGACAGGGCTAGATGCAGCAGAGCTGCTGCGCGAGCACGAATGTAAAATTATCATTTTAACAACATTTGCTCGCCCTGGTTATTTTGAGCGTGCGCGTAAAGCAGGAGTGCGTGGCTATTTATTAAAGGATAGCCCGATTGAGGAGCTAGTCCATGCGATACGTACAATTATGGATGGTCGCAAAATTTATGCACCAGAGCTCGTTGATTTCGTTTATGAGGATGATAGTGAAAATCCTTTAACAGAGCGCGAAAGCCAAGTGTTAGAGTTAGTAGCGGAAGGGAAAACAACGAAGGAAATCGCAGCAGAGCTTTATTTATCGGCAGGCACAGTGCGCAATTATATTTCAACAATTTTAGATAAGCTCGGTGTCAGCAACCGCATTGAAGCAATTGCTCGCTTTAAAGAAAAGGGCTGGAATAAATAA
- a CDS encoding proline dehydrogenase family protein: MLLRDFFIHLSENQLLNSAAQKYGLKLGAQSVVAGTNISEVIQSIKELNALGISCTVDNLGEFVFEKSEATAAKEQILAVIEAIHAEGVDAHISLKPSQLGLDIDIDFCYDNLREIVAQAAEYDIFVNFDMENYDRLQVSFDLVEELSKTYDNVGTVIQAYFFRAKEDIEKFKDYRLRIVKGAYKESESVAYQDKLDIDLNYIDLIEYHLLNGKFTSIATHDHNVIEHVKRFVKDHNIPNDKFEFQMLYGFRKEMQISLAKEGYNFCTYVPFGKDWYGYFMRRLAERPQNLNLVTKQVFNKKTNTVLAVAAGAFALGRLTKKKK; encoded by the coding sequence ATGCTATTACGTGACTTTTTTATCCACTTATCTGAAAACCAACTTTTAAATAGCGCAGCACAAAAGTATGGCTTAAAATTAGGCGCTCAAAGCGTTGTTGCAGGAACAAATATCTCTGAAGTAATCCAAAGCATTAAAGAATTAAATGCTTTAGGCATTTCATGTACAGTAGATAACTTAGGCGAATTCGTTTTCGAAAAGTCTGAGGCAACAGCAGCAAAAGAGCAAATTTTAGCTGTAATCGAAGCAATTCATGCTGAAGGTGTAGATGCTCATATCTCATTAAAGCCTTCTCAGCTTGGTCTTGATATCGACATCGACTTCTGCTATGACAACTTACGTGAAATCGTAGCACAAGCTGCTGAGTACGATATTTTTGTAAACTTTGATATGGAAAACTACGATCGTTTACAAGTTTCTTTCGATTTAGTTGAAGAGCTTTCTAAAACTTACGATAACGTAGGTACAGTAATCCAAGCTTACTTCTTCCGCGCGAAAGAAGACATTGAAAAATTCAAAGACTACCGTTTACGTATTGTAAAAGGTGCATATAAAGAATCAGAATCTGTAGCGTATCAAGATAAATTGGATATCGACTTAAACTATATCGATTTAATCGAATACCATTTATTAAACGGTAAATTTACATCAATCGCTACACATGACCACAATGTAATTGAGCATGTGAAACGTTTCGTAAAAGACCATAACATTCCGAACGATAAATTCGAATTCCAAATGTTATATGGCTTCCGCAAAGAAATGCAAATTTCTTTAGCAAAAGAAGGCTATAACTTCTGTACGTATGTACCATTCGGTAAAGACTGGTATGGTTACTTCATGCGTCGCCTAGCAGAGCGTCCACAAAACTTAAACCTTGTAACAAAGCAAGTATTTAACAAAAAAACGAACACAGTGCTAGCAGTAGCAGCAGGTGCATTCGCATTAGGTCGCTTAACGAAAAAGAAAAAATAA
- a CDS encoding ABC transporter permease, producing MTYSTLALTLIFILIPLVLSKVLRLDLEKDTVIATVRSVIQLLFIGYVLKFVFDTEHIAYSLLMITLMICVATLNARKKGKNIPGITWKLAVTLIIVEAITQCVLLGFHIIPPTPQYIIPISGMLIGNSMVLAILFLNRFSSEIESHEHEIELILSLGGMPKQAVHRHLTKAIKASMIPTIEAQKTIGLVQLPGMMSGQIIGGADPIQAVQFQILIVFALLTCATVTSVVFGFLIYPALFNERMQLIKNSFN from the coding sequence ATGACATATTCTACACTTGCCTTAACGCTCATTTTTATTTTGATTCCACTTGTTCTATCAAAAGTATTGCGTCTGGACTTGGAAAAGGATACCGTTATTGCTACTGTTCGCTCTGTTATACAATTGCTATTTATTGGCTATGTATTGAAATTCGTCTTTGACACGGAGCATATTGCTTATTCATTGTTAATGATTACACTGATGATTTGCGTTGCAACACTTAATGCGCGGAAAAAAGGAAAAAACATTCCAGGAATTACATGGAAGCTAGCCGTTACATTAATTATTGTGGAAGCAATTACACAATGTGTACTGCTCGGCTTTCATATTATCCCACCAACACCGCAATATATTATTCCTATTAGCGGAATGTTGATTGGAAACTCCATGGTTTTAGCTATTTTATTTTTAAATCGCTTTTCCTCTGAGATTGAGTCACATGAGCATGAAATCGAGCTTATTTTATCGTTAGGTGGAATGCCAAAGCAGGCAGTTCATCGCCATTTAACAAAAGCTATTAAGGCAAGTATGATTCCGACAATCGAGGCGCAAAAAACGATCGGGCTTGTACAGCTTCCAGGTATGATGAGTGGGCAAATTATCGGTGGGGCTGATCCAATACAAGCTGTGCAGTTTCAAATTTTAATTGTTTTTGCTTTGCTTACATGCGCTACAGTAACTAGTGTCGTTTTTGGATTTCTCATTTACCCAGCCTTATTTAATGAGAGAATGCAATTAATTAAAAATTCTTTTAATTAA